The following are encoded together in the Culex pipiens pallens isolate TS chromosome 1, TS_CPP_V2, whole genome shotgun sequence genome:
- the LOC120420161 gene encoding 116 kDa U5 small nuclear ribonucleoprotein component-like encodes MATPRLMDRISSSKCKPPPIAFPSCKPSSPATWPISDSPLYTIKAFIPSSDSFDVFHHWRIVPGDPLDKSIVIRPLASVTR; translated from the coding sequence ATGGCCACACCCCGCCTCATGGATCGTATCTCTTCGTCGAAGTGCAAGCCCCCGCCGATTGCGTTTCCTTCGTGTAAACCGTCCTCGCCGGCGACGTGGCCTATCTCCGATTCCCCCCTCTACACCATCAAAGCATTCATCCCCTCCAGCGATTCGTTCGATGTCTTTCACCACTGGCGGATCGTCCCCGGCGATCCGCTCGACAAGAGCATCGTCATCCGGCCGCTGGCAAGTGTCACTCGCTAG